Genomic window (Streptosporangium brasiliense):
GGTTGACGACGTAGACGGTGAAATGCTCGGTGAACGGTCGCACCATGCGCATCGTGGACCAGCGTGCCAAGCCTCTCGGGTTGGCCGCTTGCGGGGTGTAGAGCAGGACAACCAGGGGTGGTCCTGCACCGGCCGACAGGTACGGCAGGTCGTTCAGCATGGGGTGAGCCCTTCTGTGACAGCGTCGATCAGGCGGTCCATCACGGCCGGGTAGATGTCGGCGTCCAGGTGCTCGGCGTACAGCGGGGTCAGCAGGACCGCGCGCAGCACGCCGAGCAGCACCTGCGGATCGCCTTCCAGATGGGTGCCGAGGAACTGGAGCAGATCGGCCATCGGGCCACCCTCGGCGGCGGCCATCCGCTCGGGGGTGAGCTTGGCGGCGACCGCGCCCATCTCCTCGGGGTGGGACATCAGCCGCCGGTAGAGCGGGTTGGTGTCGAGTTCGGCGACCGTGGCGCGCAGGAAGCGCCGCAGGCGGTCGCGGGTGTCGGTGCCGCGGTTGAGCCCTTCGTCGATCACGCGCCGCCGCACCCCCTCGTACTGCCGCAGCATGGCCTCGAAGTAGAGGTCCTCCTTGGAGTCGTAGAAGGCGTAGATCGAGGACTTGGCGATGCCCGCGGGGGTCGTCAGCTCCTCCAGTGACGTCTTGCGCAGGCCCTGGGTCGAGAAGAGGCGGGTGGCGGTGTCGAGCAACCGCTCGGTGATCCGCGCCCGCTCCTCCTCGGAGAACGCCGGCGGCATAGTATCTCCATATGAACAATCTGATTTTTTGTTCATAGAATACCCTCCGAGTGCCCGACCGGCGCAAGCCGCGGGTCTCACCCGTTCCTTCGGCTGTTCGGCGGCGGCATCACGTTTCTCACTCCGCGACGGCGACGTAGCGCCATGTCCTCAGATGTGCCTGAGGTTCGGAGAGGTCGATCTCGACACCGGGCAGGGCGCGCCGGATCCGTCTGCCCATGTCCTCACTCAGGAAGTGATGGTGCAGGTCGAGCCGGCGCAGCGCGAGGGGTCGGGGGTGGTGTCGCGGCCGGTGAGCATACGGAATCCGGCGACGGGCAGCCCGGCGTAGGTCTCGCGGTGGCCGCCCATCCTGTCCCAGCGGTAGAACCCGTCCTCATGGAGGAACGTCTCGCCGGGGTCACGCGGGTCGGCCGCTCTCTTCCCGGGGTAGAGCGCGTCGAGATATCTGTCGCACTCGGTGTCGTCGACGAACATCTCGTTGCCATCGATGAACATGCGGCGTCCTCGATCGGAGGTGCGGGCTTCCGTCTTACCAGGTGCGGGCGGCGGTTCCGGAAGCGATCATCCGTATCCGGGGAGAGGAGGCCGTCGTCGGAGCGG
Coding sequences:
- a CDS encoding TetR/AcrR family transcriptional regulator; the encoded protein is MPPAFSEEERARITERLLDTATRLFSTQGLRKTSLEELTTPAGIAKSSIYAFYDSKEDLYFEAMLRQYEGVRRRVIDEGLNRGTDTRDRLRRFLRATVAELDTNPLYRRLMSHPEEMGAVAAKLTPERMAAAEGGPMADLLQFLGTHLEGDPQVLLGVLRAVLLTPLYAEHLDADIYPAVMDRLIDAVTEGLTPC